One genomic region from Chloracidobacterium sp. encodes:
- a CDS encoding TonB family protein, with protein sequence MTAQASSDWKWCVTGVVAAGWLGLASVAGLAQGSEPGTRPTVQQLAAQLASPETETRLRAVLTLRKLGAAAAPAAAELVKALRDEDPRVAEQAMWALAFVGAPGLAAVPTLTAMVRDVDEPNRVTAAAVLGLLKTGDAEAVAALVEATRSSDSELRRAAALALGALGSAALPGVAPLARLTGDPNGEVRQAAVTALGRLGGYAAPALPTLRALATGDDAALRGPAAAAVKRIEGELARPVQPTPSAFVLTPTPAAGRVEASPVDSPPKPLESPLVQPTPERVEAASATNAGGGVTAGAPTTRTGVVILAQDKPRYTPEAAAQRLTGVVVVRVEFRADGRIGEVKLVSGLGGGLDQEALRAARSIRFTPAQESGRPVTTTMDIKYRFVWQ encoded by the coding sequence ATGACGGCGCAGGCAAGCAGTGACTGGAAATGGTGCGTGACGGGTGTCGTTGCGGCCGGTTGGTTGGGATTGGCGTCCGTCGCTGGGTTGGCGCAGGGGTCGGAGCCGGGAACGCGGCCTACGGTTCAGCAGTTGGCGGCACAGCTTGCCAGTCCGGAGACAGAGACGCGCCTGCGCGCTGTGCTCACACTGCGCAAGCTAGGTGCGGCCGCCGCGCCGGCTGCCGCCGAGTTGGTCAAGGCGCTGCGCGACGAAGACCCCCGTGTGGCGGAACAAGCGATGTGGGCGCTTGCGTTTGTGGGTGCGCCGGGGCTGGCGGCGGTACCGACGCTGACGGCGATGGTCCGCGATGTGGACGAACCCAACCGAGTGACGGCGGCGGCGGTGTTGGGTTTGCTGAAGACCGGCGACGCGGAAGCGGTTGCGGCGCTGGTGGAGGCGACGCGCAGCAGCGACAGCGAACTGCGCCGGGCGGCGGCGTTGGCGTTGGGGGCGCTGGGATCGGCAGCGCTGCCGGGTGTAGCGCCGTTGGCGCGCTTGACTGGCGATCCGAACGGCGAGGTGCGTCAGGCGGCGGTGACGGCGCTGGGGCGGTTGGGCGGGTACGCCGCGCCGGCGCTGCCGACGCTGCGCGCATTGGCGACAGGCGATGACGCGGCGCTGCGGGGGCCGGCGGCAGCAGCGGTCAAGCGGATTGAGGGTGAGCTAGCACGGCCAGTTCAGCCAACGCCGTCAGCCTTTGTTTTGACGCCGACACCGGCGGCGGGTCGCGTGGAAGCGTCGCCGGTCGACTCGCCGCCCAAGCCGCTGGAGTCTCCGCTGGTTCAACCGACGCCGGAGCGTGTAGAAGCGGCTTCGGCGACGAACGCCGGAGGCGGTGTCACCGCCGGCGCTCCAACGACGCGGACGGGCGTCGTCATTCTTGCGCAGGACAAGCCTCGCTACACGCCGGAAGCGGCGGCGCAGCGCCTCACAGGGGTTGTCGTCGTCCGGGTGGAGTTTCGCGCCGACGGGCGGATAGGCGAAGTCAAGCTGGTTTCGGGTTTGGGCGGCGGGCTTGATCAGGAAGCGTTGCGGGCGGCGCGGAGCATCAGGTTCACGCCGGCGCAGGAAAGCGGACGTCCCGTTACGACGACGATGGACATCAAATACCGCTTTGTCTGGCAGTAA
- a CDS encoding SCP2 sterol-binding domain-containing protein, with translation MPTKPTSPIAAIFQELAKQYRAGVFTKPTTFYFSLDDEKWTVTLDAQTCRVTQGKATEQADVVLKTSAELFLRMWRGEYQPSAGDFFAGRIKSNDPAALKSFMKAFSG, from the coding sequence ATGCCGACAAAGCCGACCTCGCCGATTGCCGCCATTTTTCAGGAGCTGGCCAAACAATACCGCGCCGGAGTCTTCACGAAACCGACGACGTTTTATTTTTCGCTGGACGACGAGAAATGGACGGTCACGCTTGACGCGCAAACGTGCCGGGTGACGCAGGGGAAGGCGACGGAACAGGCGGATGTGGTGCTGAAGACTTCGGCCGAGCTTTTTCTGCGCATGTGGCGAGGCGAGTACCAGCCGAGCGCCGGAGATTTTTTCGCCGGACGCATCAAGTCGAATGATCCGGCGGCGCTCAAAAGCTTTATGAAGGCGTTTTCTGGGTGA
- the moaA gene encoding GTP 3',8-cyclase MoaA, protein MTNVHANANYLRPTLRDAYGRVIRDLRISITDRCNFRCTYCMPEQGAAWKSAPELLTADEILTLAQVFVSLGIEKIRLTGGEALLRNDVVTLVRGLGRLPGVVDLALTTNGYRFETYAAALAEAGLRRVTISLDSLRDDTFQRLTRVRALDRALRAIALAQQYKLTPVRVNCVLIRGVNDAEIEAFAEFARAWGVSVRFIEYMPLDGPGAWRRELVVPGREVYARVHARYPLRPVVGQAPSETARRYRFADGAPGEIGIIAPVTEPFCGACSRLRLTADGKLRTCLFSVVEYDLRDALRAGASMSELAERIVAAVARKEAGHRINEPDFTPPGRTMSCIGG, encoded by the coding sequence ATGACCAACGTACACGCCAACGCCAACTACTTGCGCCCGACCTTACGCGACGCCTACGGGCGTGTCATCCGCGACCTACGCATTTCCATTACCGACCGCTGCAACTTCCGCTGTACGTACTGCATGCCGGAGCAGGGCGCAGCGTGGAAGTCCGCCCCGGAGTTGCTGACGGCTGACGAAATTCTTACGCTGGCGCAGGTTTTTGTTAGTCTGGGGATTGAAAAGATTCGCCTCACCGGCGGCGAGGCGCTGCTGCGCAATGACGTGGTGACGTTAGTGCGCGGCTTGGGGCGGCTGCCGGGCGTGGTGGATTTAGCGCTGACAACCAACGGCTACCGGTTTGAAACGTATGCGGCGGCGCTGGCGGAAGCCGGTTTGCGGCGTGTCACCATCAGCTTGGACTCGCTTCGGGACGACACCTTCCAGCGTCTGACACGTGTCCGGGCGTTGGATCGGGCGCTGCGCGCCATTGCGTTGGCGCAGCAGTACAAACTGACGCCGGTGCGCGTCAACTGCGTTCTGATCCGTGGCGTCAATGACGCCGAAATCGAGGCGTTCGCCGAGTTTGCCCGTGCGTGGGGGGTGAGCGTGCGGTTTATCGAGTATATGCCGCTGGACGGTCCTGGCGCGTGGCGGCGCGAGTTGGTCGTGCCGGGGCGCGAGGTGTACGCCCGTGTGCACGCGCGGTATCCGCTGAGGCCGGTTGTAGGTCAAGCGCCGAGTGAAACGGCGCGGCGGTATCGCTTTGCCGACGGCGCGCCGGGTGAAATCGGCATCATTGCGCCGGTGACGGAGCCGTTCTGCGGGGCGTGCAGCCGCTTGCGGCTGACGGCCGACGGGAAACTTCGGACGTGCCTTTTTTCGGTGGTTGAGTATGATTTGCGGGATGCGTTGCGCGCCGGAGCAAGTATGAGTGAGCTTGCCGAGCGGATTGTCGCAGCAGTGGCGCGCAAGGAAGCCGGACATCGCATCAATGAACCAGACTTCACGCCGCCGGGGCGCACGATGTCGTGCATTGGCGGGTGA
- a CDS encoding isoaspartyl peptidase/L-asparaginase, producing MTLTLTPHALSRRAFLTTTVAAATSAVLRGAEAKPIAFAIHGGAGVMEKGSMAPEREALYRAKLSAVVTAGHDVLKRGGSALDAVVTAIVLLEDSGVFNAGKGSVFTNAGTCELDASIMDGATRAAGAVAGVKRIKNPIRAARAVMERSPHVLLTGVGAEAFAAEQGLTLVSPKYFGTEEGRRELERAKARERRKTAQGVPLLVVPQWKFGTVGAVALDARGNLAAGTSTGGMTNKRFGRVGDSPIIGAGTYADNATCAVSCTGHGEYFIRSVAAYDIAALMAYKGLSLAEAAEEVVMRKLVAAGGMGGVIAVDRLGNIAMPFNSAGMFRACIDPAGKMFVGIYRGEG from the coding sequence ATGACGCTGACGCTTACACCGCACGCCTTATCACGCCGTGCCTTTCTGACGACGACTGTCGCCGCTGCAACCAGTGCCGTCCTGCGCGGCGCAGAAGCCAAGCCAATTGCTTTTGCCATTCACGGCGGGGCTGGTGTGATGGAGAAAGGCTCGATGGCGCCTGAACGCGAAGCGCTCTATCGGGCGAAACTGTCCGCCGTTGTGACAGCCGGACATGATGTGCTCAAGCGCGGTGGTTCGGCACTGGACGCCGTTGTCACGGCGATTGTGTTGTTAGAGGATTCGGGCGTCTTTAACGCGGGCAAGGGATCGGTTTTCACCAACGCCGGGACGTGTGAACTTGACGCCTCGATTATGGACGGTGCGACGCGCGCAGCCGGGGCCGTGGCAGGCGTCAAGCGTATCAAAAATCCCATTCGTGCAGCGCGCGCCGTGATGGAACGCTCTCCGCATGTCCTGCTGACGGGCGTCGGCGCGGAAGCGTTCGCCGCCGAGCAGGGACTGACGCTGGTTTCGCCGAAGTACTTCGGGACGGAGGAAGGTCGCCGTGAGTTGGAACGCGCAAAGGCGAGGGAGCGCAGAAAAACGGCGCAGGGCGTCCCCTTGTTGGTTGTGCCGCAATGGAAGTTCGGTACGGTCGGCGCTGTAGCGCTTGATGCCCGGGGCAACCTTGCGGCTGGCACGTCTACTGGCGGGATGACAAACAAGCGGTTTGGGCGCGTTGGCGATTCGCCGATCATCGGCGCGGGCACCTATGCCGACAACGCCACCTGCGCCGTGTCGTGCACGGGACACGGTGAGTACTTCATTCGGTCGGTTGCAGCGTATGACATCGCGGCCCTGATGGCTTACAAGGGATTGTCGCTGGCGGAGGCCGCCGAGGAAGTTGTGATGCGGAAGTTGGTCGCCGCCGGCGGTATGGGTGGTGTCATCGCTGTTGATCGGTTGGGCAACATTGCTATGCCGTTCAACTCGGCGGGGATGTTTCGCGCCTGTATTGATCCTGCTGGGAAGATGTTCGTTGGGATTTACCGTGGGGAGGGCTAA
- a CDS encoding RluA family pseudouridine synthase — MRLEAEVIVPETAHWQRLDEFVRAQLGEWPVAAIRRAVAEGQILVNSRPRTAGWRLRTGDRVAWRLTAARSVAVPPEAVALPTLYEDDFILAVAKPPGMLSHPTPKERTGTLINALLAHPAFGGGDRPMLLHRLDRDTSGVVLVAKNDRATRAFAPLFQAGAVTKTYLALVIGAPETEAGLIDAPIGRTPFLWPRWRVLPDGKPAQTRFTVEQALVGLTLMRFEPLTGRTHQIRIHAAYLGCPLAGDMVYGRKANEQCFTEAGSRPSRHLLHAAEMTLTHPIEKREITLRADLPPDMAAYLTSRTTRIS, encoded by the coding sequence ATGCGGCTTGAGGCGGAGGTTATTGTCCCGGAGACGGCGCACTGGCAGCGGCTGGATGAATTCGTCCGCGCGCAGCTCGGCGAATGGCCCGTGGCGGCGATTCGCCGAGCGGTCGCCGAAGGGCAAATTCTGGTTAATTCGCGTCCGCGGACAGCCGGCTGGCGCTTGCGGACAGGCGACCGCGTAGCGTGGCGACTGACCGCCGCACGCAGTGTTGCCGTACCGCCGGAGGCGGTGGCGCTCCCAACGCTCTACGAGGATGACTTCATCCTTGCCGTCGCTAAGCCGCCAGGGATGCTGTCGCACCCAACGCCTAAAGAACGGACGGGAACCCTCATCAACGCGCTGCTGGCGCATCCAGCGTTTGGCGGCGGCGACCGCCCGATGCTGTTGCACCGACTTGACCGTGATACGTCGGGCGTCGTTTTGGTCGCCAAAAACGATCGGGCGACACGGGCGTTTGCGCCGCTTTTTCAGGCAGGCGCTGTCACTAAGACGTACTTGGCGCTCGTTATTGGCGCCCCTGAAACGGAAGCCGGTCTGATTGACGCGCCGATTGGCCGCACGCCGTTTCTCTGGCCGCGTTGGCGTGTCCTGCCGGACGGCAAACCGGCGCAGACGCGCTTTACGGTTGAGCAAGCCTTGGTGGGGCTGACGCTGATGCGATTTGAGCCTCTTACTGGGCGCACACACCAGATTCGCATTCATGCCGCGTATTTGGGCTGTCCGCTGGCGGGCGACATGGTTTATGGCCGAAAGGCGAATGAGCAATGCTTCACCGAAGCAGGCAGTCGTCCGTCACGCCACCTGCTGCATGCGGCTGAAATGACCCTGACGCACCCGATAGAGAAGCGAGAAATCACGCTCAGAGCTGACTTACCGCCCGACATGGCGGCGTATCTAACCAGCCGGACAACACGAATCTCATGA
- a CDS encoding PPC domain-containing protein translates to MSSLRYRWSVVGFVLGLLTLFGWSPRPVVSHGQSLRDAEGAAALLSIQLPAANRGDALYRPPALPSLRTRGERLSAETCASVAYELPPFTAKGLVIAPNQIGANRALAPTWMENAVRLGATRSKASGRELVAYAAVVRSPKAAALRLHFEQVALPPDAELYVYGAHDKAVSGPYTGRGPFESGEFWSDVLAGDTAVVEWLTPPNTPPSFRVTELAHIWDSPLPPTVSDGRKTKAEGGSEAGACNLDAMCGPEPEKDSVARIVFQSAQGASVCTGTVLNTRNGDFAPFFLTANHCVETPAEAQSVQAFWFYRSMACNSGVVSSNFFRSPTGATLLQTNEPSDHTLLEILGVIPRNLFHAGWDTNTRPDGTNVFALHHPAGGTPIANPQLSFLRRSLGVVAGQNSSCSGTGLQGGYRVNWNQGVTEPGSSGSGIWYTTSQGSFLIGVLSCGPAACDVPPSQLFDNYGKFSAFAPSINNFLNGGSDDAFEPNDNRAGGRFVTLPVNAGNLVVKQVSEDWYAVQATNGARIMATVNFTHNFGDVDIELYRNQEPNPVAASRGVGNSETIDFTNPGNPNVFFLRVYLANDTRNTYQLTLNVTGGAAPPPADTVACFRPTDGFVYQRFSNTPGFADNSFFYGQAGDRPIAGDWDGDGVDTVGIFRNGVFFLKNSNTPGFADLSFAYGSPGDIPLAGDWDGNGVDTIGVYRNGQFFLRNSNSAGNPDIVVNYGNVGDVPIVGDWDGNRTTTVGCFRPSNGFCYIRNSNTSGFADSDFFYGQAGDIPVAGDWTGKGFDSIGIYRNGAFFLRNTNSAGFADLQVNYGNPGDIPIVGRWRR, encoded by the coding sequence ATGTCCTCACTGCGTTACCGATGGAGCGTTGTTGGTTTTGTTCTTGGTTTGTTGACGCTTTTTGGATGGTCGCCACGCCCGGTCGTTTCACACGGCCAGTCGCTAAGAGACGCGGAAGGTGCGGCTGCCCTTCTGAGCATCCAGCTTCCCGCCGCTAATCGCGGCGACGCGCTGTATCGCCCGCCGGCGTTGCCAAGCCTTCGGACGCGCGGCGAGCGGCTGTCGGCCGAAACCTGCGCCAGCGTGGCGTATGAACTGCCACCGTTTACGGCCAAGGGGTTGGTGATTGCGCCGAACCAAATCGGCGCGAATCGGGCGCTCGCGCCGACGTGGATGGAAAACGCCGTCCGACTCGGTGCGACGCGCTCAAAGGCTTCCGGGCGCGAGTTGGTCGCCTACGCGGCCGTGGTTCGGTCACCCAAGGCGGCGGCGCTCCGGTTGCATTTTGAACAGGTTGCCTTACCGCCGGACGCTGAGCTGTACGTCTATGGCGCACACGATAAAGCCGTTTCTGGCCCCTACACGGGAAGGGGGCCATTCGAGAGCGGTGAGTTCTGGTCGGACGTGCTGGCTGGTGATACAGCCGTTGTCGAGTGGCTGACGCCGCCGAATACGCCGCCCAGCTTCCGCGTTACTGAACTGGCTCACATCTGGGACAGCCCGCTGCCGCCGACGGTTTCCGACGGCAGGAAAACGAAAGCTGAAGGCGGGTCGGAAGCCGGCGCGTGCAACCTCGACGCCATGTGCGGCCCCGAACCCGAAAAAGACAGCGTAGCGCGCATCGTTTTTCAGTCCGCACAGGGCGCGTCGGTTTGCACCGGCACGGTGCTCAACACGCGCAATGGCGACTTCGCGCCGTTTTTTCTGACGGCGAACCACTGCGTGGAAACACCGGCTGAGGCGCAGAGTGTCCAGGCGTTTTGGTTTTATCGTTCGATGGCGTGCAACAGCGGCGTCGTGAGCAGTAACTTTTTCCGGTCGCCGACCGGCGCGACGCTGCTGCAAACAAACGAACCAAGCGACCACACGCTGCTGGAAATCCTCGGCGTCATTCCGCGCAACCTGTTCCATGCCGGATGGGACACCAACACGCGCCCCGACGGCACAAACGTCTTCGCGCTGCACCACCCGGCCGGCGGGACGCCAATTGCCAACCCCCAGCTCTCGTTCCTGCGCCGCTCGCTGGGAGTGGTCGCCGGGCAGAACAGCAGCTGCAGCGGCACAGGCTTGCAGGGTGGCTACCGCGTCAACTGGAATCAGGGTGTGACCGAGCCGGGATCGAGCGGGTCGGGCATCTGGTACACGACCAGTCAAGGCAGTTTCCTTATCGGCGTGCTGAGCTGCGGCCCAGCGGCCTGCGACGTCCCGCCAAGCCAGCTGTTTGACAACTACGGCAAGTTTTCCGCCTTTGCGCCCAGCATCAACAACTTTCTCAACGGCGGCTCCGACGACGCTTTTGAACCAAACGACAATCGCGCCGGGGGACGGTTTGTTACATTGCCTGTCAACGCCGGCAACCTCGTCGTCAAGCAGGTTTCTGAAGACTGGTACGCCGTTCAGGCCACAAACGGCGCGCGCATCATGGCGACGGTCAACTTCACGCACAACTTCGGTGACGTTGACATCGAGCTGTATCGCAACCAAGAGCCGAACCCGGTCGCCGCCTCGCGCGGCGTCGGCAACAGCGAGACGATTGACTTCACGAATCCGGGCAACCCGAACGTGTTTTTCCTGCGCGTCTATCTGGCGAACGATACGCGCAACACCTACCAACTGACGCTCAACGTCACCGGCGGGGCTGCGCCGCCACCCGCCGATACTGTCGCTTGCTTCCGCCCGACGGACGGCTTTGTGTATCAGCGGTTCAGTAACACGCCTGGCTTCGCTGACAATAGCTTCTTCTACGGACAGGCGGGTGACCGCCCCATTGCCGGCGACTGGGACGGTGATGGCGTGGATACGGTCGGCATCTTCCGCAATGGCGTGTTTTTCCTCAAAAACAGCAACACGCCTGGCTTCGCCGACCTGTCGTTTGCTTATGGCTCGCCCGGCGACATTCCGCTGGCCGGCGACTGGGACGGCAACGGCGTGGATACCATCGGCGTGTACCGCAACGGGCAGTTTTTCCTACGCAACTCGAACAGCGCCGGCAATCCGGACATTGTGGTGAACTACGGCAACGTGGGCGACGTGCCGATTGTTGGCGACTGGGACGGCAACCGGACGACCACCGTCGGCTGCTTCCGACCATCGAACGGCTTTTGCTACATCCGCAACAGCAACACGTCGGGCTTCGCCGACAGTGACTTCTTCTACGGGCAGGCAGGCGATATTCCTGTGGCGGGTGACTGGACAGGTAAAGGCTTTGACAGCATTGGCATTTACCGCAACGGCGCGTTCTTCCTGCGGAACACCAACAGTGCCGGCTTCGCCGATCTACAGGTCAACTACGGCAATCCTGGCGATATTCCGATTGTCGGTCGCTGGCGACGGTGA
- a CDS encoding isocitrate dehydrogenase (NAD(+)), translating into MKHIITLIPGDGIGPEVTAATLRVLSAAGVDITWERFPAGAQALAEHGTTIPDALLASIRRTRVALKGPVTTPVGGGFTSVNVGLRKALDLYANVRPVKTIPGVKTRYENVDLVIIRENTEDLYSGLEHVVVPGVVESLKVITERASTRIARFACDYARKHKRRKVTVVHKANIMKLSDGLFLDCFRKVVQHYPEVQPEEKIVDNMCMQLVMQPERYDVLLMENLYGDILSDLATGLVGGLGVVPGANIGDGMAVFEAVHGSAPDIAGRGLANPTALILSAVMMLRYIEENEAADRIEAALFAVLGEDQIKTPDLGGTATTTEFTEAIAARLTEATAN; encoded by the coding sequence ATGAAACACATCATAACGCTGATTCCGGGCGACGGCATCGGGCCAGAAGTGACCGCCGCCACGTTGCGCGTCCTGAGCGCCGCCGGTGTGGACATCACATGGGAACGCTTTCCAGCCGGCGCGCAGGCGCTCGCCGAACATGGCACAACGATTCCCGACGCCTTGCTGGCTTCAATTCGCCGGACGCGCGTCGCCCTCAAAGGGCCGGTCACGACGCCGGTCGGCGGCGGCTTTACGAGCGTGAATGTCGGGTTGCGCAAGGCGCTTGATCTCTACGCCAACGTACGCCCCGTCAAAACGATTCCGGGCGTCAAGACGCGCTACGAAAACGTTGATCTGGTCATCATCCGTGAAAACACCGAAGACCTATATTCCGGTTTAGAACACGTCGTCGTACCGGGCGTCGTCGAAAGCCTTAAAGTCATCACTGAACGCGCCTCAACCCGAATCGCCCGTTTCGCCTGCGACTATGCACGTAAACACAAGCGCAGGAAGGTCACGGTCGTCCACAAAGCCAACATTATGAAGCTTTCCGACGGGCTGTTTCTGGACTGCTTCCGCAAGGTCGTTCAGCACTACCCAGAAGTGCAACCAGAAGAAAAAATCGTGGACAACATGTGCATGCAGCTTGTGATGCAGCCCGAACGCTATGACGTGCTGCTGATGGAAAATCTCTACGGCGACATTCTTTCCGACTTGGCGACAGGACTAGTCGGCGGGCTGGGCGTTGTCCCCGGCGCAAATATCGGTGATGGCATGGCGGTTTTCGAGGCGGTGCACGGCAGTGCGCCGGACATTGCCGGCCGTGGGTTAGCGAATCCGACGGCGTTGATTTTGAGCGCCGTGATGATGCTGCGCTACATTGAGGAAAACGAGGCCGCCGACCGCATTGAAGCGGCGCTATTCGCCGTCCTTGGCGAAGACCAGATCAAAACACCCGATTTGGGTGGGACGGCGACGACGACGGAGTTTACGGAAGCCATCGCCGCCCGCCTGACGGAAGCGACGGCCAACTAG
- a CDS encoding Uma2 family endonuclease: MSSLPQPRLTPAEYLAAERRAVIKSEYVNGEVFAMSGASEAHNLIVANLIATLHPQLKQRDCRIYPSDLRVANPEKNFFYPDVTVVCGPPRFTDQQRDTLLNPTLIIEVLSDSTQDYDRGGKFAQYRKLPSLREYVVVAQSTPHVEQHTRQADGRWLLYETTDLAAVLTLEAMGCRLPLAEIYDKVTFDAA; the protein is encoded by the coding sequence ATGTCGAGCCTGCCGCAGCCCCGCCTGACGCCTGCCGAATATCTCGCCGCTGAGCGGCGCGCTGTCATCAAGAGCGAGTATGTCAATGGCGAAGTCTTCGCCATGTCAGGGGCAAGCGAAGCGCACAACCTCATTGTCGCCAACCTGATTGCAACGCTTCACCCACAACTCAAACAGCGTGATTGCCGGATCTATCCAAGCGATCTCCGTGTCGCCAATCCTGAAAAAAACTTTTTCTATCCCGATGTGACGGTTGTCTGCGGCCCGCCGCGTTTTACCGACCAACAGCGCGACACGCTACTCAACCCGACGCTCATCATCGAAGTGCTTTCCGATTCGACACAGGACTACGACCGGGGTGGTAAGTTCGCGCAGTACCGCAAGCTGCCGTCACTGCGGGAGTACGTAGTCGTCGCGCAATCCACACCGCACGTTGAGCAACATACACGCCAAGCTGACGGACGCTGGCTGCTTTACGAAACGACCGACCTTGCAGCCGTGCTAACGCTCGAAGCGATGGGTTGCCGATTGCCCTTGGCGGAAATCTACGACAAAGTGACCTTCGACGCCGCGTAG
- the trpB gene encoding tryptophan synthase subunit beta translates to MQSLGYFGPFGGVYAPETLMPALEELEAVFLAAQTDAAFQAELQRLSAGFSGRPTPLFHARNLSRELGIELYLKREDLLHGGAHKTNNALGQALLAKRMGKTRLIAETGAGQHGVATAMAGALLGLQVEVYMGEVDMARQQPNVFRMELLGATVHPVKTGGRTLKDAINDALRDWMTNVRTTHYVLGTAAGPHPFPTMVKYFQRVIGDEARAQMLERLGRLPDKVIACVGGGSNAIGIFTAFFDDENVELIGVEPAGKGLETTAHGAVLARGTPGTLHGMRSYVLQDEDGQIHETYSISAGLDYPSVGPEHAYLKSIGRARYEAATDDEAIAAFHHLSRCEGIIPALEPAHAVAYVLRAARDWPQGTVVLLNLCGRGDKDLQTVMRVSIRL, encoded by the coding sequence ATGCAATCTCTTGGTTACTTTGGCCCTTTTGGGGGTGTCTACGCGCCGGAAACACTCATGCCGGCGCTTGAAGAGCTTGAAGCCGTTTTTCTGGCGGCGCAGACGGACGCCGCGTTTCAGGCCGAACTACAACGCCTCTCGGCTGGATTTTCCGGCCGTCCGACGCCGCTGTTTCACGCCCGAAACCTGTCGCGGGAACTTGGCATCGAGCTGTATCTCAAGCGCGAGGATCTCCTTCACGGAGGCGCGCACAAGACCAACAATGCGCTGGGGCAGGCGTTGCTGGCCAAGCGCATGGGTAAAACGCGCCTGATCGCCGAGACCGGGGCAGGGCAGCACGGCGTAGCAACCGCTATGGCCGGAGCGCTGCTGGGCTTGCAAGTCGAGGTGTACATGGGCGAGGTGGACATGGCCCGCCAGCAGCCAAATGTCTTTCGCATGGAACTGCTAGGGGCAACTGTACACCCGGTCAAAACTGGCGGGCGCACGCTCAAGGACGCTATCAACGACGCGCTACGCGATTGGATGACCAACGTCCGTACAACGCATTATGTTCTAGGGACAGCCGCCGGGCCGCATCCGTTCCCAACGATGGTCAAGTACTTCCAGCGCGTTATCGGCGACGAGGCGCGGGCGCAGATGCTCGAACGGCTTGGCCGTCTGCCGGACAAAGTCATTGCCTGCGTCGGCGGCGGTTCAAACGCTATTGGTATATTCACGGCGTTTTTCGACGATGAAAATGTGGAGCTGATTGGCGTAGAGCCGGCTGGGAAGGGGCTGGAGACAACGGCGCACGGCGCGGTGCTGGCACGCGGCACACCGGGGACGCTCCACGGCATGCGGAGTTATGTCTTACAGGACGAAGATGGGCAGATTCACGAAACATACAGCATTTCTGCTGGACTGGATTACCCATCGGTCGGCCCAGAGCACGCTTACCTGAAGAGCATCGGGCGGGCGCGGTACGAAGCCGCGACGGACGATGAAGCCATTGCCGCTTTTCACCATTTGTCGCGGTGTGAAGGGATCATCCCGGCGCTGGAGCCAGCGCATGCTGTCGCCTATGTCCTGCGCGCGGCGCGGGACTGGCCGCAGGGGACGGTCGTGTTGCTCAACCTATGCGGGCGCGGCGACAAAGACCTCCAGACAGTGATGAGAGTTTCAATCCGCTTGTAG